In one window of Onychomys torridus chromosome 7, mOncTor1.1, whole genome shotgun sequence DNA:
- the LOC118587956 gene encoding cytochrome c oxidase subunit 5A, mitochondrial, translated as MLAAALRRCTAAAAARGFLHPVSAPSPAAAVQSIRCYSHGSHETDEEFDARWVTYFNKPDIDAWELRKGMNTLVGYDLVPEPKIIDAALRACRRLNDFASAVRILEVVKDKAGPHKEIYPYVIQELRPTLNELGISTPEELGLDKV; from the exons ATGCTCGCCGCTGCCCTTCGTCGCTGTACCGCAGCCGCGGCCGCCCGAGGCTTTCTGCACCCCGTCTCGGCCCCCAGTCCCGCCGCCG CTGTCCAGTCTATTCGCTGCTATTCTCATGGATCTCATGAGACAGATGAGGAGTTTGATGCTCGCTGGGTGACATATTTCAACAAGCCAGACATCGATGCCTGGGAATTGCGTAAAG GGATGAACACACTTGTTGGCTATGATCTGGTTCCTGAGCCCAAAATCATTGATGCTGCTTTGCGTGCATGTAGACGGTTAAATGATTTTGCTAGTGCTGTTCGCATCTTGGAGGTTGTTAAG GACAAAGCAGGACCTCATAAAGAAATCTACCCCTATGTCATCCAGGAACTTAGACCAACTTTAAATGAACTGGGAATTTCCACTCCAGAGGAACTGGGCCTCGACAAAGTATAA
- the Ssr2 gene encoding LOW QUALITY PROTEIN: translocon-associated protein subunit beta (The sequence of the model RefSeq protein was modified relative to this genomic sequence to represent the inferred CDS: inserted 2 bases in 1 codon; deleted 1 base in 1 codon), which produces MRPLAFVVLPLLAVSQAEGARLLASRSMLNRYDVEGRDLTLQYDIYNVGSXDAELPDDSFPPEDFGIVSGMLNVKWDRIGPASNVSHTVVLRPLKAGYFFISAQEDGPIVIGFASAPGQEGILPQREIDRRFSPHFLDWAAFGVMTLPSIGIPVLFLWYSSKRKYDTPKPKKN; this is translated from the exons ATGAGGCCACTGGCATTCGTGGTGTTGCCTCTGTTAGCTGTCAGTCAAGCAGAAGGAGCCAGGCTTTTGGCCTCCAGATCAATGCTAAACAGATATGATGTGGAAGGGCGGGACCTGACCCTGCAGTATGACATCTACAATGTCGGCTC AGATGCAGAATTACCTGACGATTCCTTCCCTCCAGAAGACTTCGGCATTGTCTCTGGTATGCTCAACGTCAAGTGGGACCGGATTGGCCCTGCTAGCAATGTCTCCCACACGGTGGTCCTGCGTCCTCTCAAAGCTGGGTACTTCTTCATCTCCGCCCAGGAGGATGGGCCTATTGTGATAGGCTTCGCCAGTGCACCTGGACAGGAAGGAATCCTCCCCCAGCGAGAGATTGACAGGAGATTCTCTCCCCATTTTCTGGACTGGGCAGCCTTTGGAGTCATGACCTTGCCATCCATAGGCATCCCTGTTCTG TTCCTGTGGTATTCCAGCAAGAGGAAATACGATACTCCCAAACCCAAGAAGAACTGA
- the Fam219b gene encoding protein FAM219B isoform X2, whose amino-acid sequence MATAELQGHAVQMSTQPGAAPDGTAEAAGLPSGRGGGAALGLGERPPAAVEKRGPYMVTRAPSIQAKLQKHRDLAKAVLRRKGMLGALPNRPDSSGKRSVKFNKGYTALSQSPDENLVSLDSDSDGELESRYSSGYSSAEVNQDVSRQLLQDGYHLDEIPDDEDLDLIPPKPVASSACSCCWCCLGDSSCTVQ is encoded by the exons atgGCCACCGCGGAGCTCCAGGGACACGCGGTGCAGATGTCCACCCAGCCTGGCGCGGCCCCCGATGGCACGGCAGAAGCTGCGGGACTGCCTTCCGGGCGGGGCGGCGGCGCGGCCCTTGGTCTCGGGGAACGCCCGCCCGCTGCTGTGGAGAAGCGGGGACCATACATGGTGACCCGCGCACCTTCTATTCAGGCTAAGCTTC AGAAGCATCGGGACCTGGCCAAAGCCGTTCTACGGAGAAAGGGCATGCTGGGGGCCTTGCCGAACCGCCCCGATTCTTCAGGGAAAAG GTCAGTGAAGTTTAACAAGGGCTATACTGCTCTTAGCCAGAGTCCAGATGAAAACCTGGTGTCCCTTGACTCTGACAG TGATGGGGAGCTGGAATCCAGATACTCCTCCGGGTATTCCTCTGCAGAG GTGAACCAGGATGTGAGTCGGCAGCTGCTGCAAGATGGCTATCACCTAGATGAGATTCCAGATGATGAGGACCTGGACCTCATCCCCCCTAAGCCTGTTGCCTCTTCCGCATGCTCTTGCTGCTGGTGCTGTCTTGGGGATTCTTCCTGTACCGTCCAGTAG
- the Fam219b gene encoding protein FAM219B isoform X3, with translation MATAELQGHAVQMSTQPGAAPDGTAEAAGLPSGRGGGAALGLGERPPAAVEKRGPYMVTRAPSIQAKLQKHRDLAKAVLRRKGMLGALPNRPDSSGKRSVKFNKGYTALSQSPDENLVSLDSDSR, from the exons atgGCCACCGCGGAGCTCCAGGGACACGCGGTGCAGATGTCCACCCAGCCTGGCGCGGCCCCCGATGGCACGGCAGAAGCTGCGGGACTGCCTTCCGGGCGGGGCGGCGGCGCGGCCCTTGGTCTCGGGGAACGCCCGCCCGCTGCTGTGGAGAAGCGGGGACCATACATGGTGACCCGCGCACCTTCTATTCAGGCTAAGCTTC AGAAGCATCGGGACCTGGCCAAAGCCGTTCTACGGAGAAAGGGCATGCTGGGGGCCTTGCCGAACCGCCCCGATTCTTCAGGGAAAAG GTCAGTGAAGTTTAACAAGGGCTATACTGCTCTTAGCCAGAGTCCAGATGAAAACCTGGTGTCCCTTGACTCTGACAG CAGGTGA
- the Fam219b gene encoding protein FAM219B isoform X1: MATAELQGHAVQMSTQPGAAPDGTAEAAGLPSGRGGGAALGLGERPPAAVEKRGPYMVTRAPSIQAKLQKHRDLAKAVLRRKGMLGALPNRPDSSGKRSVKFNKGYTALSQSPDENLVSLDSDSDGELESRYSSGYSSAEQVNQDVSRQLLQDGYHLDEIPDDEDLDLIPPKPVASSACSCCWCCLGDSSCTVQ; this comes from the exons atgGCCACCGCGGAGCTCCAGGGACACGCGGTGCAGATGTCCACCCAGCCTGGCGCGGCCCCCGATGGCACGGCAGAAGCTGCGGGACTGCCTTCCGGGCGGGGCGGCGGCGCGGCCCTTGGTCTCGGGGAACGCCCGCCCGCTGCTGTGGAGAAGCGGGGACCATACATGGTGACCCGCGCACCTTCTATTCAGGCTAAGCTTC AGAAGCATCGGGACCTGGCCAAAGCCGTTCTACGGAGAAAGGGCATGCTGGGGGCCTTGCCGAACCGCCCCGATTCTTCAGGGAAAAG GTCAGTGAAGTTTAACAAGGGCTATACTGCTCTTAGCCAGAGTCCAGATGAAAACCTGGTGTCCCTTGACTCTGACAG TGATGGGGAGCTGGAATCCAGATACTCCTCCGGGTATTCCTCTGCAGAG CAGGTGAACCAGGATGTGAGTCGGCAGCTGCTGCAAGATGGCTATCACCTAGATGAGATTCCAGATGATGAGGACCTGGACCTCATCCCCCCTAAGCCTGTTGCCTCTTCCGCATGCTCTTGCTGCTGGTGCTGTCTTGGGGATTCTTCCTGTACCGTCCAGTAG